From the Echeneis naucrates chromosome 7, fEcheNa1.1, whole genome shotgun sequence genome, the window TGCTCAACATCTGCTTGAAAACCAGCCTCTAAAAAGGTAGCTCCACACTGCTGTTTGGCTTCAGAAAACAAGCGAGCAGAAGGAcgggagggagagaaaagaggggagagGCGTCTCTTTTTAATTCCTGGATTCTGCAGGTTTTGTGGTGAGAGCAGTCGGAGATGGAGaccagagaaagagagtgagtgagCAGAGCTTCCTCCAGcccaggaaggaaggaagagttTCCGCCAgcgtctgactgtctgacttgCAAGAATGTCGCATTTGTGGCAGGGCTTCgctcccccccctttttttctttctttctttttttatttttttattttggcaggcTCTCTGTGACCAGctgtctccttttcctcctttctctgttcctctgtcGCTTCACGTGTCTCCCTTCCAACACAGTTTCTTTGGATTCCACTCAGCTACATCCACTGCAGAGGAACTTAGACTCTTGATTAGTTTGCCGGTTGTGGTCCATATCGTCCAGTTGTCTTTAATCCCATTCCAATATTTTACCATAAATTTCAGCATAAAGGTCCCAAGgttggagggggtgggggggtctggtAAATAGAGCCTGGGAGTCAGTCTCTCTGGTTCAggttacccccccaccccaccaccctccCCTCTGTGGTTAGTCTGAGGCAGGTCTGTCCCGCTCACCCCGACCTGTCAGCTCCTATGACGGGGTTTTGGCCTCATACCTTCCCACCATTGTGGAGGCATTGCCATTTTCCTGCTTGGGGGTAGAGCACCCAGGGGTGGGCCCGCTGTagggagaggagctgctgctggtggaggtGGGTCTGTGGTgtagggacagagagaggggcagGGGGTTGTCAGATGAAGTGGCCAGGTGGTCACGATCCCGTTCTGGGGGGCGCAAAGCAGCCGAAGGCGGAAATGGGAATGCCAGAGGAAATCCAGTCATGTAGAAAAGTCTGCCGACACGACGGGCCACCTGAAGGGATGAGAGGAGACAATGTGACCGTCCACACATTGAGCTGAGCATTGTGTGATGGACTAATCTTTTATATACTGTAAGAGAGAGAGCATGGAAGAAGAGAGGCTGCTCAGTCTGGGGGGCAGGCTCGTTTTTAAAGGAATCAGCTATGCTACGCTTCATGTGTCATGGACctccaaacagaaacaaacatcatcCAACACACGTCGCTCATTCCCAAGTCCACCTGatcacacgcaaacacacacgcaggtcTGTAGTGTGTGTACCTGTGAGCGGATCTTGAGCGCAGGCCCCAGCTTTAGTCCCATGGTGCTTAGCAGGTGCTCCTCAGTGAGCAGCGGTAATGTCTCTCCATCAATGGCCTGCTCCCGAAACACCTGGCGAAGACACAGCCGCTTCAGCCTCagccccaacacacacacacacacacacacacactcacactcacgcaaCCTACAAAACAGTGGCTGTATTCCAAAATGTAACATAGCTATTTTGTCTCCTTAAGGagagattaattttttttctgcttaacacaaattcaaatgtcCAGATGTATATCAAAGGAGCTAGTGGCTGCTAATCATTTCTGCTGTCCATAATGGCCCTAAAGAAATCTCTTGTCCTGACTCCAGTGAAGGAGATGAGGGACACACTCAACTGGGTTGTTAATAACAAGGTTTTTAGGACTGAGGAGTCTGTTTTCGTGGAAGCTATCccctttaaaaagaaataaattgttgCAAAGAACATGAAAATTATTTCTTTGCCTAAACTCAAGCCAAGCCTGGGAGGAATTACTTAACCCAATGGCCAGAATGATTACAGCAACAAATCAGTCTGAACAGACGTCATCATGTGACTATCGATTTACGACACAAAAAATGAGAAGATGGAAGTTTTAAAATATAGtaccattttccatttttgtttaacTGCAGGTAAGACTGGCccacctttctctctcacacacacacacacacacacactgtacaagTGTACACCTCAGCATGCACCGCTAACTCACCCTCATTCACACAAAATTCACAAATACAGCTGCACTTGAGAACATGAACATTCATTCCTCCACACATCCACTCACTATAAACCTGTAAAGACTGTGTTGCACAGGCTAATGTTTCTCCCTTAAATATagtgagatgatgatgaaaatgctACAGCGGCGCTGCAGTGTGAATTATATTTGTCACTCTTTTCTCTATTGTTGGTAGTCAGCCTGCCCCTggcctcctctccctctctctctctcccccctccctcaccctaTGTCCTCACCTGCGTGTATTCAGCACATCCCGCCAAGCTGCTTATGAAGCCACACACGTCCTCCACACTCCACTTGCTGATGTCCTCCGCAGGATTTGCTGTGGCCGAGTCCTCCCCATCCATGAAAAGACCTCCCACAGAGCCTGAAAGAGCAGCAGTGGGTGAAAATGATATGTCAATGTAAACATTGGCTACAAAGCTGCAATACAGAGGATCTTCCTTCTGTTTCACATTAATACTGATGTTGAACAGAAGTCTactgttaaaatattttgagtTGCTGACAGTGAATTTCTTGTTATGATTTGTCACTGAGCTTGAAATGGAAAACTTCgatttaacacaaataaaagagaAGCGCCAGACGAGCCAGAAGTGTTAGATTTTCaacattatgaaaaaaaaaacatcgcaaggtgaaacaaatgaatatttagTATTTCTACTTGAATTCAAACTTGAGATTCatggataaataaaatgttatttagcCGCTAATGGCAGGATGTTGTGCAATGCTCAAATCGCTTTGGTTGTTTAttatgtctgtttctgtgttgtgtttgcagataACACATATATGGATGAAGTACGAGTGTGCGTGGGGTGTACAGTATGCCCGAAAAAACgaccccctccttcctcctttctgcCCACGTGGCTGTTCTGCTGGTGGTGTGCAGAAAGGTCACATCAGGGTCAGAAGCAGGGCCCCTAACAGGGAGAGGTCTCcacactggagacacacacaacgAGTGATGCTAATGGGCTtcacatgttgtgtgtgtgtgagagaacgagtgagactgtgtgtctgagtcTCTTACCGGTGTGAAAGTAAGGGTTGGCATAGGGGAATCCAAAGGGGAAGGACTGGGCATGAAGAGCAGGCAGTGGTGGCATGAGTCCGGGGGGCAGGTGGAACTTGACCTCCGCCTTGCCCATTCCAGGGGTGAAGAGGTGGCGGCTCGGTGACTCTGTACCTGCAGAGCTACATGGAGCACTCAGCCTTCCTGAGCACTCTCCAGCCTCCTTGGCACTGTCGCACCCCCCCTTGCTGCCACTCTCCtttcccctgtctctctcccggTCCCTGGGTTTACTTGCAGACTTGGCACTGATTCCCTCCTGCCTCTCTGTGCACATCTCTGTGTCACTGTCTGAGTCTTTCATCTCCTCATCCAGCACCTCCCTGtgtccttccctccctctgtcctctcttcctcctggGTGATCCCCGACACAGAGTTGTATCTGGGGGCCCCTGCGGGGGCCCTTCCTGGATTCTGCATCAGGCCCGGCAGCGGCGCTCTGTGCCTGGGTGTCTTTGGATGAGGAGGATGCGCTtggttgttgctgctggtggTTGAGGGTTAGGAGGGGTGTGGCAGCTCCGTGGCGGAGCACAAGCATTGCATTTGAACGGCGGGCCAGTTCCTCGCGGAAAGGATGGCCCTCTGGGATGTCGTGGAGGCTCCGCAGGGCTGGATGGTCGGGAGGCAGACTGGGCGGCAGACCTCCCAGAGACTCGGCACCCAGGAGACGCTGCTGCTGTCGCTGTTGGAGACTTTCCAACTCTTTTTGTCTCAGCAACTCAGCTGACATCTCAAGCCTGAGACAATGAAACATGCAGAAACGTTACCATCATGGCCAAATGCTTCAAATTGATAATTGACATTATATTCACATGGGTCTTTCATAAGAGCATATAGTTATAAACTCGCCTCAAAAACATGTCTGTCATATTCTCACATTGTGTAACATTACAACACACCTGGCTAGGTTCTGTTTCCTCAACATCTCCTGTTGCCGAGCCAAGAGTTCAGCTTGGGCAGGCTGGAGGAAACCATAACCTGCGATAGAAATtgcaaaataaatacactgcAGTGAGCGCACACGTTAAAAATAAGTAGAAATGCATTTTGGAATTGAGTCTTAGAACATTTCCTTCAGATCAgtgcaaatacaaaaataatcgTTTCTTATTCAGTCGTTAGTGCTGTGTAGTAATATGCGTTTAGCCGTAACATCACTGATGACTCACCAGGAGCttggcagagagcagagggcaTGCCCAGGAAAGGAGGACGCAGGTGAGGTCCTAAGGCAATGTGAGGGGCAGTTGGAGGGGACAGCAGGGGTGGAGGATGGGACATATCTCTGTGGACACAAACATGTAGACAATATTACATTAGGTTGATTTGACTGAATAAATTCACATGACAAGATCATTATTATATATGATGCATGATGGTTGAAGTgaatagtgttttgttttttttctcagtcagtCTCATcgtggtgagtgtgtgtacgCTGCCACACCAATGTGCACAGTGTATTTTTATCGGTGTAGCTCCAGAGGCCCCCGCGTCGCCCCATTGCCTCATCAGTCTTGTCACGCCGCAGCAAGCGCCGCTGGCCATTTCTGTACCCTGGACTGCAGCCTTTCCTTCCCTTCGccgcctcacacacacacacacacgccataTATACAcggaaagacacacacataatgagGGCTGAATGCACAATGCCAGTGTGTCATGCTCCGACAGCTGGGGCGGCCCCTGTGTCTTGACCGGGGCCACGGGCTGAAGGACCTTCTAATTAACActcatccctcctctctcttctctcccttttttacgcccttctccctgtttcctactctctctccctcttgctctccAGGCTGCATTGAAGCCGCTGAAAAGATGGAGCGTCCTGCACCCTCTGCTTCTGAAAAGGCCTCTCCATTATTGGCTTCGTCTTTTGT encodes:
- the samd11 gene encoding sterile alpha motif domain-containing protein 11 isoform X1, with amino-acid sequence MWEAGSVKLAECAAAAASWKLLNGHLSGNFYRPLSHGDTGALRKTKRRVSKSGSAPLTGGEDAQVGSEEQRFTCYRRTAPTNMPAIKKERLDGEDMALTAFNQSEYLAPLNATAIPVVTPHPPPYDHIFAHHRAYLGLHDSALHHQHLHHHTEDLMLERFSSIPDFQPFFDNGEPCIEVECGENKALLYINKLCQGSKGPSIKYRGEWLTPNEFQFVSGRETAKDWKRSIRHKGKSLKTLMSKGILQVHPPICDCPGCRISSPVNRGRLAEKRTIPLPPNRVPKKELASIFSSDDSEGSERASGDHAHIKQEDELHYSIMRKSRDSDLSTIISNLHHTRQHGMPEGQSASDHNTSTGHTDALLGKRRSFSPNSSSECPSDSKKSRSISPKDNSQSPVVEAGGSHGHMSPEEHYRRMMSALSEQGSYEEQQQRLYQLASSMGLSGHDMLRVRQEALAAAVRNPVALEAHLPSATSSSSSSQRRKQGLPQHRDAHYTDRDMSHPPPLLSPPTAPHIALGPHLRPPFLGMPSALCQAPGYGFLQPAQAELLARQQEMLRKQNLARLEMSAELLRQKELESLQQRQQQRLLGAESLGGLPPSLPPDHPALRSLHDIPEGHPFREELARRSNAMLVLRHGAATPLLTLNHQQQQPSASSSSKDTQAQSAAAGPDAESRKGPRRGPQIQLCVGDHPGGREDRGREGHREVLDEEMKDSDSDTEMCTERQEGISAKSASKPRDRERDRGKESGSKGGCDSAKEAGECSGRLSAPCSSAGTESPSRHLFTPGMGKAEVKFHLPPGLMPPLPALHAQSFPFGFPYANPYFHTGSVGGLFMDGEDSATANPAEDISKWSVEDVCGFISSLAGCAEYTQVFREQAIDGETLPLLTEEHLLSTMGLKLGPALKIRSQVARRVGRLFYMTGFPLAFPFPPSAALRPPERDRDHLATSSDNPLPLSLSLHHRPTSTSSSSSPYSGPTPGCSTPKQENGNASTMVGRYEAKTPS
- the samd11 gene encoding sterile alpha motif domain-containing protein 11 isoform X3 translates to MSKGILQVHPPICDCPGCRISSPVNRGRLAEKRTIPLPPNRVPKKELASIFSSDDSEGSERASGDHAHIKQEDELHYSIMRKSRDSDLSTIISNLHHTRQHGMPEGQSASDHNTSTGHTDALLGKRRSFSPNSSSECPSDSKKSRSISPKDNSQSPVVEAGGSHGHMSPEEHYRRMMSALSEQGSYEEQQQRLYQLASSMGLSGHDMLRVRQEALAAAVRNPVALEAHLPSATSSSSSSQRRKQGLPQHRDAHYTDRDMSHPPPLLSPPTAPHIALGPHLRPPFLGMPSALCQAPGYGFLQPAQAELLARQQEMLRKQNLARLEMSAELLRQKELESLQQRQQQRLLGAESLGGLPPSLPPDHPALRSLHDIPEGHPFREELARRSNAMLVLRHGAATPLLTLNHQQQQPSASSSSKDTQAQSAAAGPDAESRKGPRRGPQIQLCVGDHPGGREDRGREGHREVLDEEMKDSDSDTEMCTERQEGISAKSASKPRDRERDRGKESGSKGGCDSAKEAGECSGRLSAPCSSAGTESPSRHLFTPGMGKAEVKFHLPPGLMPPLPALHAQSFPFGFPYANPYFHTGSVGGLFMDGEDSATANPAEDISKWSVEDVCGFISSLAGCAEYTQVFREQAIDGETLPLLTEEHLLSTMGLKLGPALKIRSQVARRVGRLFYMTGFPLAFPFPPSAALRPPERDRDHLATSSDNPLPLSLSLHHRPTSTSSSSSPYSGPTPGCSTPKQENGNASTMVGRYEAKTPS